One window of the Helicoverpa zea isolate HzStark_Cry1AcR chromosome 7, ilHelZeax1.1, whole genome shotgun sequence genome contains the following:
- the LOC124631825 gene encoding U3 small nucleolar RNA-associated protein 18 homolog: MKRKSSSVHDEEAKVSQLLFNKTKKFVENLNPKSNEEPSVDLKPAWVDEDDDNFRANIIPNVNSTNLYTEKLKQKYETLMGTPSWAKLNKKTKKDQEDDEILRTVGHLYSKKSHHLPKDFLEIKKFPQINPPSDSKKSTIISCVEFHPKISAALVAGHSGEVSLFSVGGDVNNKLHSFKLNKWRVTAAQFTPDGSEAFIASKMSHAYCVYNLVKAESKMIQLPRAVKNAVLFKMSGDGKYIATCDGYETVYLMCPASKELLKSLKHNTSVASLAFSHDCTQLYCYGVDGEITIWDLSTYRPLKKFYDQGCVTASCMKISPCGKLLVTGSGEGIVNIYQTENITTSDPTPLKVISNLTTKITNLNFNATTEILSASSGYYPNAVKLVHIPSYHVFANFPSPTLNLHQVDTVSFSPNSGYMALGNNKGCAYLYRLKYYKNY; this comes from the exons ATGAAGCGAAAATCTTCTTCAGTGCATGATGAGGAAGCCAA AGTTTCCCAGTTGCTGtttaacaaaacaaagaaatttgttgaaaatttaAATCCAAAATCTAATGAAGAACCAAGTGTCGATCTAAAACCAGCATGGGTTGATGAAGACGATGACAATTTTAGAGCCAATATTATACCAAATGTCAACAGCACAAACCTGTATACagaaaaacttaaacaaaaatatgaaactttGATGGGAACCCCAAGTTGGGCTAAACTgaacaaaaagacaaaaaaagaCCAAGAAGATGATGAAATATTAAGGACAGTCGGACATTTATACAGTAAGAAATCACATCATCTCCCAAAAGATTTTCTAGAAATAAAGAAGTTTCCACAAATTAACCCTCCATCAGACAGTAAAAAGTCAACAATAATATCATGTGTTGAATTCCATCCTAAGATAAGTGCTGCACTTGTGGCTGGGCACTCTGGTGAAGTATCATTGTTCTCTGTGGGAGGTGATGTAAACAACAAACTACACAGCTTCAAGCTAAACAAATGGCGTGTCACAGCAGCACAATTTACTCCTGATGGATCGGAAGCATTCATAGCATCTAAAATGAGCCATGCATACTGTGTATACAATCTTGTTAAAGCTGAATCAAAAATGATTCAGCTGCCACGAGCAGTGAAAAATGCAGTTCTTTTTAAAATGTCAGGTGATGGCAAATATATAGCCACTTGTGATGGTTATGAAACTGTGTACCTAATGTGTCCTGCATCCAAAGAATTGCTGAAGTCTTTGAAACATAATACTAGTGTTGCATCTCTAGCATTCAGCCATGACTGTACTCAGTTATATTGTTATGGCGTTGACGGAGAAATCACAATTTGGGATTTATCAACATACAGACCATTGAAAAAATTTTATGACCAAGGATGTGTTACAGCCTCTTGTATGAAGATAAGCCCATGTGGGAAATTATTGGTCACAGGTAGTGGTGAAGGAATTGTCAACATATACCAAACTGAAAACATAACTACTTCTGATCCAACACCTCTGAAGGTGATTTCAAACCTTACaactaaaataacaaatcttaattttaatgcAACAACAGAAATACTTTCAGCATCTTCAGGCTATTATCCAAATGCAGTAAAACTTGTGCACATTCCCTCCTACCATGTATTTGCCAATTTCCCGAGTCCTACATTAAACCTCCATCAAGTAGATACAGTTAGTTTTTCACCTAACAGTGGGTACATGGCTCTAGGAAATAACAAGGGATGTGCTTATTTGTATAGACTTAagtattacaaaaattattaa